The Glycine soja cultivar W05 chromosome 15, ASM419377v2, whole genome shotgun sequence region AAGCTTTTCAGTCTTACATAACTTGTTTCCTCAAACTCACTGCATACCAGCTTCAATGCCTGAACAACTTCACCCATGAAAGGACGTTGAGTGACTTCTGGTTGCACACACATGGATGCAATTGCTGCAACTTTTACCATGGTATCGACAGAAAAAACGGGTTTTATAATTGGGTCTATGATCTTCTGCAAACCCTCCTTACTTGTAAGAAGTGGACGAGCCCAAGCAACAAGGTTTTCTTGACCTGGTGGCTGTGACAAATCCACAGGCTTTCTTCCAGTTAGGAGCTCAAGGAGTACAACTCCATAGCTGTAAACATCACTTTTCACAAGAAGATGGCCGGTCATTGCATATTCAGGAGCTACGTAGCTGCAAAACAAGAGCAATGTCACAAAATCAGTTTCATCTAGACGAAATGCACAGAAATGGTAATGTATATCCGCATAAAAGTCTGATAAACACAAGAAGCTGGAATGAAATGAGTACTTTGTAAACGTGTTCATTTGGCCATCACGTCTATGATCCATAAAAGCATCAACATAAAAGGGCTAGGAAGGGATTGTTACCCAAATGTTCCAATGACATGTGTTGAGATGTGGTTGCTTCCCTCGTTCAGTGTTGTTCTAGCCAATCCAAAATCTGAAACTTTGGGTGTAAAATCATATTCCAACAAGATGTTGCTGGATTTGAAGTCCCTATGTATGACACATGGATTACAATCTTCATGCAGATAAGCCAATCCCCTAGCTGCACCAAGTGCAATCTTCATCCGTGCATCCCAATCAAGTGGCTCGGTTTCCTTGTCAGCACCTAGGAGCAAGTTAGAGCATTCAAAAGTCAGACTCTTATGAATTGGCTTCCAAAAGTGTTGATGACTTTCATCATCAGTGACTTTGCTTACCATGTAAGTGGGATTCAACGCTGCCATTAGGGACAAGCTCGTAGACTAAGCAGCGAGTTTGTTTCTCTGTGCATAAACCTATCAATTTAACTAAATTTCTATGGTGCAAGCAGCTAAGCGTCTCAGCTTCTACAAAGAATTCACGGTCTCCATGCTGGTCCTCTCTTTTGAGAATCTTCACTGCCACATCCCTGCCGTCATCTAGGTCACCTTTGTAAACAAGACCGAAGCCACCTTCTCCTAATATTCTTGAAGAATCGAAGTTATTTGTTGCTTTCTCTATTTCATTCAAAGTAAATATTTTAGCTGATCCTGTATATATTATTGTTCCAGAATTGAAGGACATTGATCTAGAACCCGGCATGCTCCCATAATTCAATGCCCTTGCACTGGCAGTCCCTGCTTTGAACATATTCAGTTTTATATTTAGAGTGAATTCGACTTGCAACTACTTGAAGATGTAGACTCTTAAGTCTCAAATAAAGAGCTAAGATGTAGATTTTCCAAGCAAAATGTCCAGTGAAgtcacaaaaagtaaaagactaAATTAGCATAGTAATCTGAAAGGCTGAAACACTTAAAACTGCAGTCTTTTACAGTAAAACATCGATTCTGTCCTTGAAATTAGGTACcccttaaaattaaaagtaaaggTACCCCTTAGCATTACCAACTATCAGTTAAGTATTTCAAGCATTAGATCTTGTACTCCATAACATTAGATTTAGATGTACACAAAATCTATGTACATACAACTAGCCAGTAgcctaataatataaattagattgaaaaaaacatttataattgAAACTGACATTGCAGAGCCCTTCTAATCGGGagtctctttcaaaaataaggtTATGCTGTTTAAAAGTAACAAACACACGGTTTTCTTTCGTAAAAGGTGAAAGAATAATTCACTTTGTGTTAGTCATACTACTCCATAAGAAACATTCATGACAGCCCTTTCATTTTATGGTGTAAGCAATTCACTTAGAATTACAAGATTTCAAACAAAGGATAGAAGTATTTCTAATTGCAAGAAATAAATCATTATGATGCTTAATTGTTTAAAGAaattatagaaaacaaaaagttcCCTATTACTGTTTCTAAAGTGCCATCAAGATTTTGACAGAATCAGTACTTTTAAGTTACCTGATCGCTTTGAAGAGAATGGAATTTTGACATCTGGAATTTGTTCAGGTTCAAGAGTGCAGGAACCACATTTCAAGAGACAAAGCCAGGCAACTCCAATGAATAGAACAAAGGCAGCAAAAGATGACAGCACGATCATAATAACCATTCTTCCACCActcccttcttttttcttccctgAGACATCTACTCCTAAAGGTTTCACTATTGTTCCATCGTTCCTGCGACCAGGGTATGGTTCAACATCTATACCGTGAACATTTGAAGGTGGAGATGGTGGAAGGCCTGCATGAGTTATCCAAAAGGATAAACGAAACCAAATATACCACGTTTATTGACTTCATATTAATACACACAAAATGGTCTTAAGAAACTTATGTTAATGTAAAACCTGGATAATGAACATAGAGCACTTCATAGTCACCAAAGGCAGAAGCATCATTGAGAACCTCTC contains the following coding sequences:
- the LOC114387308 gene encoding receptor-like serine/threonine-protein kinase ALE2; translation: MELQLIFLLIKLHFVICIPQLHEYAATYLHHSRIRSPSSIAFPPSESLSGLPHSIALPPSKASSRNAGSIALSPSKSFPKMKWTHSSMDSPISHHKHHHSRRKSNNQVPGPTYPIHPHTHQGSPVFKYQHSFSSPMSLRLNAPTSAPAPAPASSPTVLSHHLNVPSPSPRISPPGSSLKKTETPPPAYTLVLPSPPPNKDCISVTCSEPLTYTPPGSPCGCVWPLQVKLRINIAIYKFFPLVSKLANEIAASVLLNHNQVRVVGADATSQQLEKTIVLINLVPQGVKFDDTTAFLIYKKFWQREVLNDASAFGDYEVLYVHYPGLPPSPPSNVHGIDVEPYPGRRNDGTIVKPLGVDVSGKKKEGSGGRMVIMIVLSSFAAFVLFIGVAWLCLLKCGSCTLEPEQIPDVKIPFSSKRSAGTASARALNYGSMPGSRSMSFNSGTIIYTGSAKIFTLNEIEKATNNFDSSRILGEGGFGLVYKGDLDDGRDVAVKILKREDQHGDREFFVEAETLSCLHHRNLVKLIGLCTEKQTRCLVYELVPNGSVESHLHGADKETEPLDWDARMKIALGAARGLAYLHEDCNPCVIHRDFKSSNILLEYDFTPKVSDFGLARTTLNEGSNHISTHVIGTFGYVAPEYAMTGHLLVKSDVYSYGVVLLELLTGRKPVDLSQPPGQENLVAWARPLLTSKEGLQKIIDPIIKPVFSVDTMVKVAAIASMCVQPEVTQRPFMGEVVQALKLVCSEFEETSYVRLKSFREDDLATSVPGERVGISECNITLPQPG